A stretch of Magnetococcales bacterium DNA encodes these proteins:
- a CDS encoding SGNH/GDSL hydrolase family protein → MKVAAKPAANALLGLVALLIGLLLSLIVLEAGVRIAFHRGMNFDIEMWKYAREIKRIAGVEAIGHEHTPGSRAFLMGVEVVINDKKLRDVAMDYAPPPGERRILMLGDSLTFGWGVAEELTTSTLLENLLNDDPKRGANRFQVINTGVGNYNTAMEVAYFLHEGYRYKPELVVLNHFINDAEPTPRRRQSVLLDHFQAAVFLAGRFDLLKRNYFGGGNWASYYRDLYRPDAPGLKQAEESLLRLGERCRQLAIPLMIVHSPELHELQPYRFPEARQWLASQAGALGATFVDLLPAVEKEKAESLWVTPGDAHPNGRANRLYARVLFEAVTPYFFKMF, encoded by the coding sequence GTGAAGGTCGCGGCAAAACCCGCAGCCAATGCGTTGCTGGGCCTCGTGGCGCTGCTCATCGGTCTGTTGCTCTCTCTGATCGTTCTCGAAGCCGGCGTTCGCATCGCCTTTCATCGCGGCATGAACTTCGACATCGAAATGTGGAAGTATGCCCGCGAGATCAAGCGAATCGCCGGGGTCGAAGCCATCGGACACGAACATACCCCCGGCTCACGGGCCTTTCTCATGGGTGTCGAGGTGGTCATCAATGACAAAAAGCTGCGCGACGTGGCGATGGACTATGCACCACCTCCCGGAGAGCGTCGCATTCTGATGCTGGGGGATTCGCTGACCTTCGGCTGGGGCGTCGCCGAGGAGCTGACCACCTCCACCCTGCTGGAAAACCTCCTCAATGACGATCCGAAGCGGGGTGCGAACCGGTTTCAGGTGATCAATACGGGGGTTGGCAACTACAACACCGCCATGGAGGTGGCCTACTTCCTTCACGAAGGCTATCGATACAAGCCCGAACTGGTGGTGTTGAACCATTTCATCAACGATGCCGAGCCGACTCCCCGGCGGCGGCAGAGTGTGCTTCTCGATCACTTCCAGGCAGCGGTCTTTCTGGCGGGGCGGTTCGATCTCCTCAAGCGGAACTACTTCGGCGGCGGCAACTGGGCCAGCTACTACCGTGATCTCTACCGCCCCGATGCACCGGGCCTGAAACAGGCCGAGGAGAGTTTGCTACGACTGGGGGAACGCTGTCGGCAACTGGCCATTCCGCTGATGATCGTTCACTCCCCGGAACTTCATGAGTTGCAACCCTACCGCTTTCCGGAGGCGCGGCAGTGGCTGGCCTCGCAAGCCGGGGCGCTGGGGGCGACTTTCGTCGATCTTCTTCCGGCGGTGGAGAAGGAGAAAGCCGAATCGCTTTGGGTCACTCCGGGCGACGCTCATCCCAACGGACGGGCCAATCGTCTTTACGCCCGGGTTCTTTTCGAGGCGGTAACGCCGTATTTTTTTAAAATGTTTTGA